TGCTGCTCGAGCAGCCATAATGGGCTGGAAGCCTTTCAGGACAACGGATTTGGCCGCTCAAACCGGGGAAGTTGACTTGCTTTTTAATACGATACCGACTATGATAATCACAGCACAAATCCTGTCCAAAATGCCGCAAAAAGCAGTCATTATCGACCTCGCATCCGCTCCTGGCGGCTGTGATTTCAGATATGCTGAAAAACGCGGTATCAAAGCGCTACTTGCGCCTGGCCTCCCCGGCATTGTTGCTCCCAAAACGGCTGGCGGCATTATTGCCGACGTCTTAATCCGTTTGCTTTTGGAAGAACAAAACGCACGGGAGGTTGAACAATGAACTGGCAGGGAAAAACGGTAGGTTACGCAATTACAGGTTCTCATTGTACGTTTGAAGAGGTTATGCCGGTGATTAGCCGCTTCGTAGCCGAAGGTGCCAATGTTGTCCCGATTATTTCCAATTCGGTTCTGACTACGGATACACGCTTTGGGACCGCGCAAAATTGGCAAAAACAGTTGAAAGATATAACGGGGAATGATATCATTTCTACAATTGTTGAGGCAGAGCCGTTAGGTCCTTCCAAGTTGCTCGATGTGCTCGTAATTGCTCCATGCACAGGCAACACGACGAGTAAGCTGGCTAACGCGATGACGGACAGTCCGGTTTTAATGGCAGCCAAAGCTCAGATGCGAAATCAGCGTCCGCTGGTACTCGCCATTTCCACGAATGACGGCCTTGGGTTGAATGCTGCGAACATCGCCAAACTGCTGGTGGCCAAATATTTGTATTTTGTGCCATTTGGGCAGGATGATCCAGTGAAAAAACCGAACTCGTTAGTGGCCAAAATGGAGCTTATTCCGGAGGCATGCTGGAGTGCGCTTGAAGGCAAACAGTTACAGCCAATGATTGTGCAGCGCTCTGCACAGGCTTGATAGTTCTTGGGTCCGCCGTAACATTAGTTTGTTATAGACATGGTTCTGTACAGACTTAGTTACGGGGATAACGGTTATTCGCTTGAAGAAATGAAGATGGTTCGAGAGACAAAGAA
This window of the Paenibacillus marchantiae genome carries:
- a CDS encoding dipicolinate synthase subunit B, giving the protein MNWQGKTVGYAITGSHCTFEEVMPVISRFVAEGANVVPIISNSVLTTDTRFGTAQNWQKQLKDITGNDIISTIVEAEPLGPSKLLDVLVIAPCTGNTTSKLANAMTDSPVLMAAKAQMRNQRPLVLAISTNDGLGLNAANIAKLLVAKYLYFVPFGQDDPVKKPNSLVAKMELIPEACWSALEGKQLQPMIVQRSAQA